The Chitinophagales bacterium genome has a window encoding:
- a CDS encoding glycosyltransferase family 39 protein has product MGDTPNNNRLTRICFYLSWLVISLLQANFTELLADEAYYWKYAQDLQWGYFDHPPVVAAMIKPGYRLFQNELGVRLLFVLSSIGFLYLMEMLVRPQKLLRFYLVLASIGAFHFLGFLALPDMPLLFFSASFLYLYKKYLATDGWIVSILLAVNATLLLLSKYHGILLIGFTVLSNPALLKRKTFWLIALLSVNLFIPHIRWQIAHDFPSLKYHLYERSGGTYHIEYTLNYLLSVLLVFGPVAGIVLAWHAIKANTRLSTFDHTLKTILIGTLVFFLAMTFKGRAEANWVAIALIPALVLGYKHIEHKDWFPRFTSYTFGISLVLIFIIRFYIVYDVLPDKPVFAYIKNKLHHTHSWAKAVEEKAGDKPVVFMNKYQYAALYEFYTGNEAISLNNRMGRKNQYNIWKDELQIQGKDVMIIPNFDCPNMDSFATGKGVFQYAYIQNFRSSPTIRIQPSINKITAHPGEEISIQFNVYSGSKDFDLEANNDLLPMVHAMLFQKDEFISDHNEHYLLLNRMVNDGQKYTLSFRVPEKKGSYALYLDIATGWLPPAISSDKIELKVLSH; this is encoded by the coding sequence ATGGGCGATACCCCGAATAATAACAGGCTGACACGTATCTGCTTTTACCTGTCGTGGCTGGTGATATCGTTGCTGCAGGCCAACTTTACCGAGTTGCTGGCAGATGAGGCTTATTACTGGAAATATGCACAAGACCTGCAGTGGGGCTATTTCGACCATCCGCCAGTTGTAGCCGCCATGATAAAACCTGGGTACCGGTTGTTTCAAAATGAGTTAGGTGTACGGTTGTTATTTGTATTGAGTAGTATCGGGTTCCTTTACCTGATGGAGATGCTGGTACGCCCGCAGAAACTGTTGCGCTTCTACTTAGTACTTGCCTCCATCGGTGCATTTCATTTTTTAGGCTTTCTTGCTCTGCCGGATATGCCTTTGCTGTTCTTTAGTGCATCGTTCCTGTACCTGTACAAAAAATACCTGGCTACTGATGGGTGGATAGTATCTATACTTCTTGCCGTGAACGCTACCCTGTTATTACTGAGTAAATATCATGGCATTTTGCTGATAGGCTTTACAGTATTATCCAATCCGGCATTACTAAAACGAAAGACCTTCTGGCTGATAGCCTTATTGAGCGTAAACCTGTTCATACCCCATATCAGGTGGCAGATAGCCCACGACTTTCCTTCGTTAAAGTATCATTTGTACGAACGTTCGGGTGGCACCTATCATATTGAATATACACTGAACTACCTGTTGTCCGTATTACTGGTATTCGGTCCTGTTGCAGGTATAGTACTGGCATGGCATGCTATAAAAGCCAATACCAGGCTCTCAACATTTGACCATACGCTCAAAACGATACTCATTGGCACTTTGGTATTTTTCCTGGCCATGACCTTTAAAGGAAGAGCTGAAGCCAACTGGGTGGCCATAGCGTTGATACCTGCCCTGGTACTGGGGTATAAACATATTGAGCATAAAGACTGGTTCCCGAGATTTACAAGCTATACTTTTGGTATATCATTGGTGCTGATATTCATTATTCGCTTTTACATAGTATATGATGTTTTACCAGACAAACCTGTATTCGCTTATATAAAAAACAAACTGCACCACACACATAGCTGGGCTAAGGCTGTTGAGGAAAAGGCAGGAGACAAACCTGTTGTATTTATGAATAAATACCAGTATGCAGCTTTGTACGAGTTTTATACAGGTAATGAAGCCATATCGCTGAACAACAGGATGGGCAGGAAAAACCAGTATAACATATGGAAAGATGAGTTGCAAATACAGGGCAAAGATGTAATGATCATTCCTAATTTCGACTGCCCGAATATGGATTCGTTTGCAACCGGGAAAGGTGTTTTTCAGTATGCTTACATTCAGAACTTCAGGTCATCTCCCACCATCAGGATACAACCATCCATAAATAAGATAACCGCGCATCCCGGAGAAGAGATCAGTATACAATTCAATGTGTATTCAGGTAGCAAAGATTTTGACCTTGAAGCTAACAATGATCTCTTACCCATGGTGCATGCTATGTTGTTTCAAAAAGACGAATTCATATCGGATCATAACGAGCATTACCTGCTGCTGAACCGTATGGTGAATGACGGGCAAAAATATACCCTTTCTTTCCGTGTACCCGAAAAGAAAGGGTCGTATGCATTGTATCTTGACATCGCTACAGGATGGTTACCTCCCGCCATCAGCAGCGATAAAATTGAACTTAAAGTACTATCACATTGA
- a CDS encoding acyl-CoA dehydrogenase: MNFELTEEQKAVQLAARDFAQNKLLPGVIERDEHQKFPAEQIKELGELGFLGMMVDPKYGGSGMDSVSYVLAMEEISKIDASTSVCMSVNNSLVCWGLETYANEEQKQKYLTELASGQKLGAFLLSEPEAGSDATSQRTTAEDKGDHYLLNGTKNWITNGNSASYYIVIAQTYPEKKHKGINAFIVHKDWPGVTVGAKENKLGIRGSDTHSIMFQDVKVPKENRIGEDGFGFSFAMKILAGGRIGIAAQALGIASGAYELALKYSKERKAFGTEISNHQAIAFKLADMATAIEAARLLCIKAAWTKDQGKDYTLAAATAKLYASEIAQWVTSEAVQIHGGYGYVKEFHVERLMRDAKITQIYEGTSEVQKIVISRTILKD; this comes from the coding sequence ATGAATTTCGAACTTACAGAAGAACAAAAAGCGGTACAGTTAGCTGCACGCGACTTTGCGCAGAACAAACTGCTGCCCGGTGTTATTGAGCGTGATGAACACCAGAAATTCCCTGCCGAGCAAATAAAAGAGCTGGGCGAACTGGGTTTCCTGGGTATGATGGTGGATCCTAAATATGGCGGATCGGGCATGGATAGTGTCTCTTATGTACTGGCTATGGAAGAGATATCTAAAATAGACGCTTCTACTTCTGTATGTATGAGTGTGAACAACTCATTAGTGTGCTGGGGACTTGAAACCTATGCCAACGAAGAACAAAAACAAAAATACCTGACAGAACTGGCCAGTGGCCAGAAACTGGGTGCGTTTTTGCTGAGTGAGCCTGAAGCAGGTTCTGATGCAACATCTCAACGTACTACCGCAGAAGATAAAGGTGACCACTACCTGCTGAACGGTACCAAGAACTGGATCACCAACGGTAACAGCGCGTCTTACTACATTGTTATCGCGCAGACATACCCTGAAAAGAAGCACAAAGGTATTAACGCCTTTATAGTACATAAAGACTGGCCGGGTGTAACCGTAGGTGCCAAAGAGAACAAGCTGGGTATACGCGGTAGTGACACGCACAGCATCATGTTCCAGGATGTGAAAGTGCCTAAAGAGAACCGTATAGGTGAAGATGGCTTCGGTTTCTCGTTTGCGATGAAGATACTGGCAGGTGGCCGCATAGGTATTGCCGCACAGGCATTGGGTATTGCCAGCGGTGCTTATGAACTGGCGCTGAAATATTCGAAAGAGCGTAAGGCATTCGGCACAGAGATATCTAACCACCAGGCTATAGCCTTTAAGCTGGCAGATATGGCTACTGCTATTGAAGCTGCCCGCCTGCTGTGCATTAAAGCAGCATGGACCAAAGACCAGGGCAAGGATTATACGCTGGCAGCAGCTACGGCCAAATTATACGCGTCTGAAATAGCACAGTGGGTAACCAGTGAAGCGGTACAGATACACGGTGGTTATGGTTATGTGAAAGAATTCCACGTAGAACGCCTGATGCGCGATGCTAAGATCACGCAGATATACGAGGGTACCAGCGAGGTACAGAAGATCGTAATCAGCAGGACGATACTTAAGGACTAA
- a CDS encoding GNAT family N-acetyltransferase codes for MQQQINTIETERLVLNEITPKVHEYIMSHYDDDAIMKFFGHSTVKELMAEKERFMQGVSSYYFTFRRFTMVDKATGITIGQCGFHKWYTDHAKAEFGYALNNDEVKNKGFMTEAAKAIVAYGFEKMELNRIEAFASPANEPSIRLLKSLGFTYEGLMREHYYKNGLIEDSACYSLLKREYKP; via the coding sequence ATGCAGCAGCAGATAAACACAATAGAAACAGAACGGCTGGTACTGAATGAAATAACCCCGAAAGTGCATGAATACATCATGAGCCATTATGATGATGATGCGATCATGAAATTCTTCGGTCACAGCACAGTTAAAGAACTGATGGCAGAAAAAGAACGTTTCATGCAGGGAGTGAGCAGCTATTACTTTACTTTCAGGCGCTTTACTATGGTAGATAAAGCGACAGGGATAACCATAGGCCAATGCGGATTTCATAAGTGGTATACCGACCATGCCAAAGCAGAGTTTGGTTATGCGCTGAACAATGATGAGGTAAAGAATAAGGGGTTCATGACAGAAGCTGCAAAAGCGATAGTAGCCTATGGGTTTGAAAAAATGGAATTGAACCGGATAGAGGCTTTTGCCAGTCCTGCCAACGAGCCATCCATAAGATTGCTGAAAAGCCTTGGCTTTACTTACGAGGGGCTGATGAGAGAACACTATTACAAAAACGGGCTGATAGAGGATTCGGCCTGCTACTCACTACTGAAGCGGGAATACAAGCCTTGA
- a CDS encoding sigma-70 family RNA polymerase sigma factor, with the protein MERKKTHTDEELLSLYSSSKDNRWLGILLQRYTVLLLGVGLKYLRDKEQATDAVQQVFLKALVALPDDVQNFKGWLYILMRNHCLQLLRDKRYVHGDDVLRQQQAHLLPDKELLHKQEREIEQMKHAITELDEGQQVCIRMFYLEKKTYQQIMDEKGYSFMQVKSYIQNGKRKLKTILADKK; encoded by the coding sequence TTGGAAAGAAAAAAAACACATACCGACGAAGAATTACTCAGCCTGTACAGCAGTTCCAAAGACAATCGCTGGCTGGGTATCCTTTTGCAGCGCTATACGGTGCTGTTGCTGGGTGTGGGGCTCAAATACCTTAGAGATAAAGAACAGGCTACGGATGCAGTACAGCAGGTGTTTCTGAAAGCGCTGGTAGCCTTGCCCGACGATGTCCAGAATTTCAAAGGATGGCTGTATATACTCATGCGCAATCATTGCCTGCAACTATTGCGCGATAAAAGATACGTACACGGCGATGACGTATTGCGGCAACAGCAGGCACACCTTCTGCCCGATAAAGAATTGTTGCACAAACAAGAGCGGGAAATAGAACAGATGAAACATGCCATAACAGAGCTGGACGAAGGCCAGCAGGTATGTATCAGGATGTTCTACTTAGAAAAAAAGACCTATCAGCAGATTATGGACGAAAAAGGATATAGCTTTATGCAGGTGAAAAGCTACATCCAGAACGGTAAAAGAAAATTAAAGACCATACTGGCAGACAAGAAATGA
- a CDS encoding cytochrome c, whose amino-acid sequence MKSLFLFLSTLIVLSASCTNTERTANTLLSTSLLETDTYSIDISKDNSIISKKGAIITIPAGAIESDSQFVTIELKEAFSMKDIVRAGLTTQSNGLPLSSGGMIYINTVQSAAIRKPIRIYIPTDRQRMDMKAFVGSADNLTNINWRNAVPVSDTPRQLLETGGQLFTQNCASCHNPYKSATGPALAGITSRRNKEWLYAFTRNSAQLIASGDVMANTLYNIWGKTAMTAFPNLSDKELDLLYAYLDNMEYNGEVEIADKCYDSCMALMRDRKFRAPVTDTASYNNFNTVSVGNMVVPPYNGLGYYSFAITAVGWYNVDIVTKGLPGFEESTLTATVTGGEDLALHVYLVLPSEKMFLVGGLVKGQQNGYAFFTDDSKILLPHGRQAFILAMVEKDGQVLYGQVEFTTAVAQTPALALQAMTKDAFNTAIEALNFDGVGVSDLSSDNNVITSSTVNETESRETGNLHATGCDCPTYK is encoded by the coding sequence ATGAAGTCTCTTTTCTTGTTTTTGTCCACTTTGATCGTGTTGTCGGCTTCCTGTACCAATACAGAACGAACTGCAAATACACTGCTCAGTACCTCGCTACTGGAAACAGATACTTATTCGATAGACATCTCTAAAGATAATTCTATCATTAGCAAAAAGGGGGCTATTATCACCATACCTGCAGGAGCAATAGAAAGCGATTCGCAGTTTGTTACTATTGAGTTGAAAGAGGCTTTCTCTATGAAGGACATTGTGAGGGCCGGGCTCACTACGCAGAGCAATGGCCTGCCACTAAGTAGTGGGGGAATGATATATATCAACACAGTTCAGTCTGCCGCTATAAGAAAACCCATCAGGATATATATTCCTACAGATCGTCAGCGCATGGATATGAAGGCTTTTGTAGGTTCAGCAGACAACCTGACAAATATCAACTGGCGCAATGCCGTTCCTGTAAGCGATACACCAAGGCAGTTGCTGGAAACAGGGGGACAACTTTTTACACAGAATTGTGCTTCTTGTCACAACCCCTATAAGAGTGCTACAGGGCCTGCGTTAGCAGGTATCACCTCTCGTCGCAATAAAGAATGGTTGTATGCATTTACCCGCAACTCTGCACAACTAATAGCATCGGGTGATGTTATGGCCAATACTCTTTATAACATTTGGGGCAAAACTGCCATGACAGCCTTTCCCAACCTGTCTGATAAAGAACTGGATTTGCTCTATGCTTATCTTGATAACATGGAATATAATGGGGAGGTAGAAATTGCCGACAAGTGCTATGATAGTTGCATGGCGCTGATGCGCGATCGTAAATTTCGGGCACCTGTTACAGATACAGCTTCTTATAATAACTTCAATACGGTATCGGTTGGCAATATGGTCGTTCCTCCTTACAACGGACTGGGCTATTACAGCTTTGCCATAACTGCTGTTGGTTGGTACAATGTAGATATTGTAACAAAAGGCCTGCCCGGGTTTGAGGAAAGTACGCTTACTGCAACGGTTACAGGCGGCGAAGATCTGGCACTACATGTTTACCTCGTTCTGCCATCAGAAAAAATGTTCCTTGTGGGTGGGCTTGTAAAGGGGCAGCAAAATGGTTACGCTTTTTTTACTGACGACAGTAAGATATTATTACCCCATGGCAGGCAGGCATTTATACTGGCTATGGTCGAAAAAGACGGACAGGTTTTATATGGCCAAGTAGAATTTACCACGGCGGTAGCACAAACCCCGGCATTGGCACTGCAGGCGATGACAAAAGACGCATTTAATACGGCAATAGAAGCACTGAATTTTGATGGGGTAGGAGTGTCGGACCTGTCAAGTGATAATAACGTGATCACAAGTTCTACGGTCAACGAAACGGAAAGCCGGGAAACAGGAAACCTACATGCAACCGGTTGTGATTGCCCTACGTACAAATAA
- a CDS encoding T9SS type A sorting domain-containing protein yields MAQTFSKAFMPLLIMAMFSFNPVFAQWSYLGSQGFSDGFAWNTQVAIDTGGLPYVAFVDHVRQDKVTVMKHLGNAWVNVGIPGFSDSFTKTPVLALSQDGKPYVVYTCYGKIGQIFVERFNGIKWESVGNSPVGIPGEDPVIAFGSGQTPYVAYKDPWQNSAYLTVMKYDGTNWVTVGSPRFSLSIPEYVSMTIDKKGTPYVAYVDLGKPHEVTVMKFDGTDWVAVDTAGISAGKAYYVSLALGPDGTPYVGYKDVANNNKATVLKYNGAHWVSVGKPGFSKGEIYYSSLVVDENGTPYFGCQGWTTRATVYKYDGKDWVLVGVDGFSAGNAEHTSLALDKYGTLIMAYKDTKVSDKISSMIYYCAYSVPDVPICSVLNDTISGFNTIVWSNNGNAYVDSYFVYRENNGSYKLIASLAKTLASQFVDVTAKPTLNSYSYKLAVKDKCWRYSDTASFVAHKTIRLSFDYLSGNKGTISWNAYDGISVLYYVVMRSTDNGAFIAIDTVFGGLSPSYTYVDKNVPVGINIYRIDVPLNSGCDAGSGIIYDKITSNKVTAWTTGVNIVQGRSQNITLQPNPAKNNVKVLFNKVGFKLQLRVIDVLGKVVFKEEINGMSGQHTIPLNDIPSGLYVVELQGENVRSSQKLLKE; encoded by the coding sequence ATGGCCCAAACTTTCTCAAAGGCTTTTATGCCTTTATTGATCATGGCAATGTTCTCATTTAACCCTGTTTTTGCACAATGGTCTTATTTGGGTAGCCAGGGATTTTCAGATGGATTTGCGTGGAATACCCAAGTTGCTATAGATACAGGTGGTCTGCCTTATGTTGCTTTTGTTGACCATGTAAGACAGGACAAAGTTACAGTTATGAAACACCTTGGTAATGCATGGGTAAATGTAGGTATACCTGGTTTTTCAGATTCATTCACAAAAACTCCTGTATTGGCACTTAGTCAGGATGGTAAGCCTTACGTAGTTTATACTTGTTATGGAAAGATCGGTCAGATCTTTGTCGAAAGATTTAATGGAATTAAATGGGAAAGTGTAGGTAATTCTCCGGTTGGCATACCTGGGGAGGACCCTGTTATTGCATTTGGTAGTGGACAAACGCCATATGTTGCATACAAGGATCCATGGCAAAACTCAGCTTACCTAACCGTTATGAAATACGACGGCACTAATTGGGTTACAGTGGGTTCTCCAAGATTCTCTCTGTCAATACCAGAGTATGTTTCTATGACTATTGATAAAAAAGGAACCCCATATGTTGCATATGTTGATCTGGGTAAGCCGCATGAAGTTACGGTGATGAAATTTGATGGTACTGACTGGGTTGCAGTTGATACTGCAGGAATTTCTGCTGGTAAGGCATATTATGTTTCTCTCGCACTGGGTCCTGATGGTACACCCTATGTTGGATATAAAGATGTGGCTAATAATAATAAAGCTACTGTTTTGAAGTACAACGGTGCACATTGGGTTTCAGTAGGGAAACCAGGTTTTTCAAAAGGAGAAATATATTATTCATCTTTGGTAGTAGATGAGAATGGTACACCTTATTTTGGTTGTCAGGGATGGACAACCAGGGCAACTGTCTATAAATATGACGGTAAAGATTGGGTACTGGTAGGTGTTGACGGTTTTTCCGCAGGTAATGCAGAGCATACATCGTTAGCTTTAGATAAGTATGGTACTCTTATCATGGCATATAAAGACACTAAAGTATCTGATAAGATCAGCTCGATGATATACTATTGTGCGTATAGTGTACCTGATGTGCCGATATGTAGCGTCTTGAACGATACAATATCAGGCTTTAATACTATTGTTTGGAGTAATAATGGCAATGCATATGTAGACTCATATTTTGTTTATAGGGAGAACAATGGCAGTTACAAACTCATTGCCTCCTTAGCCAAAACATTAGCAAGCCAATTTGTGGATGTTACTGCCAAACCTACGCTTAATAGTTACAGTTACAAGCTTGCAGTTAAGGATAAATGCTGGAGATATTCAGATACCGCATCATTTGTAGCTCATAAAACAATAAGACTATCTTTTGATTATTTGTCGGGCAATAAAGGTACTATTTCATGGAATGCATATGATGGTATATCTGTGTTGTATTATGTTGTAATGCGCAGCACAGATAATGGGGCATTTATTGCCATTGATACGGTCTTTGGTGGATTGTCTCCATCTTATACATATGTAGACAAAAATGTACCGGTCGGCATTAATATATATAGAATTGATGTTCCTTTAAACAGTGGTTGTGATGCAGGTTCCGGAATTATCTATGATAAAATTACATCAAATAAAGTAACAGCTTGGACAACTGGTGTCAATATTGTACAGGGACGATCACAGAATATTACATTACAGCCTAATCCCGCTAAAAACAATGTAAAAGTTCTTTTTAATAAGGTAGGATTCAAGCTACAACTCCGGGTAATAGATGTATTAGGTAAGGTTGTGTTTAAAGAAGAAATAAACGGTATGTCGGGACAACATACTATTCCACTCAATGATATCCCCTCAGGTTTGTATGTTGTCGAACTGCAAGGCGAAAATGTACGATCCTCACAAAAATTACTAAAAGAGTAG
- the coaBC gene encoding bifunctional phosphopantothenoylcysteine decarboxylase/phosphopantothenate--cysteine ligase CoaBC yields the protein MELAGKKIILAITGSIAAYKTPVLVRQLIKAGAEVRVIMTSSAGVFVSPLSLETVSRHPVYSSISDGSQWNNHVELGRWADVMLIAPCSANTLAKFARGLCDNLVCAVYLSATCPVLIAPAMDEDMWLHPATKRNIQKVQSYGNTIIPVVHGELASGLVGQGRMAETEDMVKFVVRFLDERGKQPLKGRKALVTAGPTYERLDPVRFIGNFSTGKMGAAIAEELADKGAQVLLVLGPSSVEVKHANVQVKRVESAEQMHDACVNVFEEVDIAVMSAAVADYKPEEVAGEKIKKQDGALDIKLGKTKDILAELGKKKKVGQLLVGFALETNNEEAHAREKLERKNADFIVLNSLNDEGAGFGHDTNKVTLIGRDGFKKDLPLMTKKEVAHAVVQHIIDLRYAETTV from the coding sequence ATGGAGTTAGCAGGAAAGAAGATAATATTAGCCATAACCGGCAGCATTGCAGCCTACAAAACCCCCGTCCTGGTCAGGCAACTGATAAAGGCAGGGGCAGAAGTTCGGGTGATCATGACCTCATCTGCCGGTGTATTTGTCAGCCCCTTGTCATTGGAAACAGTTTCCAGGCATCCTGTTTACAGCAGCATCAGCGATGGTTCGCAGTGGAACAACCACGTAGAGCTGGGCCGCTGGGCAGATGTAATGCTCATAGCGCCTTGCAGTGCCAATACCCTGGCCAAATTTGCACGCGGCCTGTGCGATAACCTGGTTTGTGCAGTGTATCTTTCTGCTACCTGCCCGGTACTCATTGCCCCGGCTATGGACGAAGATATGTGGTTGCATCCCGCAACAAAACGTAATATTCAGAAGGTGCAGTCGTATGGAAATACCATAATACCGGTGGTACATGGCGAGCTGGCCAGCGGGCTGGTAGGCCAGGGCCGTATGGCTGAAACGGAAGACATGGTAAAATTTGTAGTCCGTTTTTTAGATGAAAGGGGCAAACAGCCACTCAAGGGCCGAAAAGCCCTGGTAACGGCTGGGCCCACCTACGAGCGCCTTGACCCCGTGCGTTTTATCGGCAACTTCTCTACTGGTAAAATGGGAGCAGCTATAGCCGAGGAGCTGGCTGATAAGGGAGCGCAGGTATTGTTGGTGCTCGGGCCATCCAGCGTAGAGGTGAAACATGCTAATGTGCAGGTGAAAAGGGTAGAGAGTGCAGAGCAGATGCATGATGCTTGTGTGAATGTGTTTGAGGAGGTGGATATAGCGGTTATGTCTGCCGCGGTGGCAGACTATAAGCCGGAAGAAGTGGCAGGAGAGAAAATAAAAAAGCAGGATGGAGCGTTAGATATAAAGCTGGGCAAGACAAAAGACATACTTGCTGAGCTGGGTAAAAAGAAAAAAGTGGGACAATTATTGGTAGGCTTTGCACTGGAAACGAATAATGAAGAGGCACATGCCCGCGAAAAACTGGAGCGCAAAAATGCTGACTTTATAGTGCTCAATTCCCTGAACGATGAAGGGGCGGGTTTTGGACACGACACAAATAAAGTAACCCTCATAGGCAGGGACGGTTTTAAAAAGGATTTACCTTTAATGACCAAAAAAGAAGTGGCGCACGCAGTAGTGCAACACATCATTGATCTGCGATATGCTGAAACGACTGTTTAA
- a CDS encoding DUF4835 family protein — translation MLKRLFNILLFIGLATNVSAQELNCTVKVMADGISGQGQDKETFRNMQLAITEFMNNRKWTDEQFGPQEKINCNILINVTQTLQGVQNGFSATLTIQSSRPVYNTSYMSQMVKHVDKEVQFSYNQFSPLEFNDNRVAGNNVYVSNLPAILAYYAYLVIGFDFDSFSPKGGEPYFKKAQNIVNNAPEQGKTITGWKAVEGNHNRYWIVDQVLNPRFQALRSVMYSMHREALDNMYLKPEESQKIILNSINSLSQLQKENPGSVLLQFFFNAKSDEFASVIAQQPEANRGLYVTMISQIDVPNVQKYNSLLK, via the coding sequence ATGCTGAAACGACTGTTTAACATATTACTGTTCATAGGGCTGGCAACAAATGTGTCGGCACAGGAGCTTAACTGCACTGTTAAGGTCATGGCCGATGGTATATCCGGCCAAGGACAGGATAAGGAAACCTTCCGCAATATGCAACTTGCTATTACGGAGTTTATGAATAACCGCAAGTGGACAGATGAACAGTTCGGCCCGCAGGAGAAAATAAACTGTAACATCCTGATAAATGTAACCCAGACACTGCAGGGTGTACAGAACGGTTTTTCAGCCACGCTAACAATTCAGTCTTCAAGGCCGGTATACAACACCAGCTATATGAGCCAAATGGTGAAGCATGTAGACAAGGAGGTACAGTTCAGCTACAACCAGTTCTCACCGCTGGAGTTCAATGATAATCGCGTGGCGGGTAATAATGTCTATGTATCTAATCTGCCGGCTATTCTGGCCTATTATGCCTACCTGGTCATTGGTTTCGATTTTGACAGCTTCTCACCCAAAGGCGGCGAACCATACTTTAAAAAAGCGCAGAACATCGTAAATAATGCGCCTGAACAGGGTAAGACCATCACTGGTTGGAAAGCAGTAGAGGGTAACCACAATCGTTATTGGATAGTAGATCAGGTACTGAACCCCAGGTTTCAGGCACTGCGCTCAGTTATGTACTCTATGCACAGAGAAGCACTGGATAATATGTACCTGAAACCGGAAGAATCGCAAAAGATCATCCTGAACAGCATCAACTCATTAAGCCAACTACAGAAAGAGAATCCCGGCTCTGTATTGCTGCAGTTCTTCTTCAATGCAAAGAGCGACGAATTTGCGAGCGTAATAGCACAGCAACCTGAAGCAAACAGGGGGTTGTATGTAACAATGATATCGCAGATAGATGTACCCAACGTACAGAAATATAACAGCTTGCTGAAATGA
- a CDS encoding DUF4296 domain-containing protein, whose amino-acid sequence MRRILLSIIGCMLLTTACKDEELKHLSRDKMTTLLTDLHIAEVYSTMVNDSTHKSLNKNTDSLAYYYKSILAHHNVSMHELQESMQWYGQHPSELDSVYITMLNELSTMEGLQHAGE is encoded by the coding sequence ATGAGGAGAATATTGCTGAGTATAATAGGTTGTATGCTGCTGACAACAGCCTGTAAGGACGAGGAGTTAAAGCACTTGTCCCGGGATAAGATGACGACGCTGCTTACCGACCTGCATATAGCCGAAGTATATAGTACTATGGTAAATGACAGCACGCACAAGTCGCTGAACAAGAATACAGATTCCCTGGCTTATTATTATAAGTCAATACTTGCGCATCACAATGTCAGTATGCACGAATTGCAGGAAAGTATGCAGTGGTATGGCCAGCACCCGTCCGAACTGGATTCTGTCTATATTACTATGCTGAATGAACTAAGTACAATGGAAGGCCTGCAGCATGCAGGTGAGTAG